Proteins co-encoded in one Haloarcula pelagica genomic window:
- a CDS encoding DUF7408 domain-containing protein has translation MQLADVLQTPTGLLALLALVPLIVLYLIEPDPRELQLPTLQFLADDEGDGGATPVLERLTRNLLFLLQLLVILALALSLASPTASITQERSAASTVVVLDASASMATESGSGTRFGAAKAAAGDALGTETTLIVTGAETATVVEDAPAQRADEALGTLSVTDGPGDLRSAISRAASIAGPESRVVVLSDFVDESSWRSAVRATRARGATVELRQFDGGGGANVGFVARDVTEQRVTLTVSNFGTAGADRTVTFAGQSASVSPAPGDAASVSFPLPTEGATAELSGDDDFPTDDTVPVAAPSNPTVDVVLLTNDPNRYLVTALEVNNAVSLTVKRPPTTITDTYDVFVFGNVRADAVLDSTIESARSTAANGGGVAVLAQPDVGEVGYGDLLAIEPRGVGEEPQLGSITRDPLTAGFDFAAPDRYVRGNTTNARALVEYDDGSPLLAAGNRGAGRVLYYGYLPNETEFTSGYRYPVFWKRAVFFLADRPQAATLNRQTGQRLTVGANATITRPDGSEVTGSALLDRQGYYAAGGQRYSAALLTQAESNVTAPSIEDIANENASGTTTTQRQSVDLTPLVVTLAALLVLAELAFLRHRGDL, from the coding sequence ATGCAACTCGCCGATGTGCTCCAGACGCCGACCGGTCTCCTCGCCCTCCTCGCACTGGTCCCGCTGATCGTCCTCTATCTCATCGAGCCGGACCCGCGAGAGTTACAGCTGCCGACACTGCAGTTTCTCGCCGACGACGAGGGCGACGGCGGCGCAACGCCGGTCCTCGAACGTCTCACCCGGAACCTCCTGTTCCTGTTACAACTGCTCGTGATCCTCGCGCTCGCGCTCTCGCTCGCGTCACCGACGGCCTCGATCACGCAGGAGCGGTCGGCCGCCTCGACGGTCGTCGTCCTCGACGCCAGCGCGAGCATGGCGACCGAGAGCGGGAGCGGGACACGGTTCGGGGCGGCGAAAGCCGCCGCCGGCGACGCGCTGGGAACAGAGACGACGCTGATCGTCACGGGTGCGGAGACGGCGACCGTCGTCGAGGACGCTCCGGCCCAACGGGCCGACGAGGCGCTCGGGACGCTGTCGGTGACCGACGGCCCGGGCGACCTCCGCAGCGCGATCTCGCGAGCGGCGTCCATCGCGGGACCCGAGAGCCGCGTCGTCGTCTTGAGTGACTTCGTCGACGAGAGCAGCTGGCGGTCGGCGGTCCGGGCGACTCGCGCCCGAGGTGCGACGGTCGAACTCCGGCAGTTCGACGGCGGTGGCGGCGCGAACGTCGGCTTTGTCGCCCGGGATGTCACCGAACAGCGCGTCACGCTGACCGTCTCGAACTTCGGGACGGCGGGCGCCGACCGGACGGTCACCTTCGCCGGGCAGTCGGCGTCGGTCAGTCCGGCCCCGGGCGACGCCGCCTCGGTCTCGTTCCCGCTTCCGACAGAGGGGGCGACGGCCGAACTCTCCGGGGACGACGACTTCCCGACCGACGACACCGTCCCGGTCGCGGCGCCGTCGAACCCTACCGTCGATGTCGTCTTGCTGACCAACGATCCCAACCGGTACCTCGTGACGGCCCTCGAAGTCAACAACGCCGTCTCCCTGACGGTCAAGCGGCCGCCGACGACGATCACCGACACGTACGACGTGTTCGTCTTCGGGAACGTCCGCGCGGATGCGGTGCTCGACAGCACGATCGAGTCCGCACGGAGCACGGCTGCCAACGGCGGTGGCGTCGCGGTCCTCGCTCAGCCTGATGTCGGCGAGGTCGGCTACGGGGACTTGCTCGCGATCGAGCCACGGGGTGTCGGCGAGGAGCCACAACTGGGGTCGATCACCCGTGACCCGCTGACCGCCGGCTTCGACTTCGCCGCGCCGGATCGGTACGTCCGCGGTAACACGACCAACGCGCGTGCGCTCGTGGAGTACGACGACGGGTCGCCGCTGCTTGCGGCCGGGAACCGCGGCGCCGGCCGGGTGCTGTACTACGGCTACCTGCCCAACGAGACGGAGTTCACCAGCGGTTACCGGTATCCGGTGTTCTGGAAGCGGGCCGTCTTCTTCCTCGCCGATCGGCCCCAGGCGGCGACGCTGAACCGCCAGACCGGCCAGCGACTGACCGTGGGCGCGAACGCGACGATCACGCGGCCGGACGGGAGCGAGGTCACCGGCAGCGCCCTGCTGGACAGGCAAGGCTACTACGCCGCGGGGGGCCAGCGCTACAGCGCGGCGTTGCTCACACAGGCCGAGTCGAACGTCACCGCACCGTCGATCGAGGACATCGCGAACGAGAACGCCAGCGGGACGACGACGACACAGCGGCAGTCGGTCGATCTCACGCCCCTCGTCGTGACGCTCGCCGCGCTCCTCGTACTCGCCGAACTGGCCTTCCTGCGCCACCGGGGTGATCTCTGA